From the Bacteroidia bacterium genome, one window contains:
- a CDS encoding HD domain-containing protein, with protein sequence MDAAELEKKAILDRYKVLYQSCKHFNKQELKLIRKAFDFANQAHKDVRRKSGEPYIFHPIAVAEIVAKEIGLDAISVACALLHDVIEDTAVEEEDIRREFGDTVLKIILGLTKISGVFEYESEQAENFRRMLLTMSDDIRVILIKFADRLHNMRTLEHMQPDKRLKIASETLFLYAPLAGRLGLYNIKTELEDLAFKYTEPEEYNKILSQLRATRVEREKFIQEFIEPLKLELMKTGLNFEIKGRTKSIYSIYRKMQTQNIPFDQVFDLFAIRIIIDIPEPYIREVVSDKELEEIINAQRQREKDACFKIYNVITSLYPCNPNRLRDWINTPKANGYEALHTTVMSKTGRWVEIQIRTRRMDEIAERGLAAHWKYKEKSQANTFDKLINDIRNMISVQQNHNAEEFVSNFKLNFFTDEIYTFTPKGKMLILPKGATVLDFAYEIHGDIGNHCIGAKVNNKLVGRNYVLSNGDQVEILTSEKQQPEEDWINFVKTAKAISFIKDAIKNRKKQIAEKGYELLLEKLKSLNIEPFQKNLSRMLIYFKIPDLATWNYMIGSGRFPLHLLDEYAKNPNPSKKKIVEYSDNQSISEVVKRLNKDLQTISSTTKDIQFQYASCCNPIPGDSIVGLYFPEKGIEVHQIKCENAIKLMSNHGNRIVNVKWNEQHQVAFLAGLKINGADRIGIVKDIANIISTEEQINMRSINIDSNGGIFEGTVMLYIQDTKQLEQLISKLEKIQGILSVRRFDTYTSQSSLVQETYI encoded by the coding sequence ATGGATGCTGCGGAATTAGAAAAAAAAGCAATACTTGACCGATATAAAGTTTTGTATCAGAGTTGTAAGCATTTCAACAAACAGGAATTAAAGTTAATTCGCAAAGCATTTGATTTTGCTAACCAAGCTCACAAAGATGTACGGCGCAAGTCAGGAGAGCCTTATATTTTTCATCCTATCGCTGTAGCAGAAATTGTAGCTAAAGAGATAGGTTTAGATGCTATTTCTGTGGCTTGCGCACTTTTACACGATGTAATTGAAGACACAGCAGTGGAGGAAGAGGATATTCGCAGAGAATTCGGCGATACAGTTCTGAAGATTATTTTAGGACTAACAAAAATATCAGGGGTTTTTGAGTACGAAAGTGAGCAGGCAGAAAATTTTAGGCGCATGCTCCTGACTATGTCCGATGATATACGAGTAATACTTATCAAGTTTGCTGATCGTTTGCATAATATGCGCACTTTGGAACACATGCAACCCGATAAACGATTAAAAATTGCGTCAGAAACCTTATTTCTTTATGCACCATTAGCAGGTAGATTGGGCTTGTACAATATCAAAACGGAATTAGAGGATTTAGCTTTCAAGTACACAGAACCCGAAGAATACAACAAAATTCTTTCTCAACTCCGAGCTACTCGCGTTGAACGCGAAAAGTTTATCCAAGAATTTATTGAGCCGTTAAAGTTAGAACTGATGAAAACAGGGCTAAATTTTGAAATTAAAGGTCGTACCAAATCCATCTACTCTATCTATCGCAAGATGCAAACTCAAAACATTCCCTTTGACCAAGTTTTTGATTTATTTGCTATTCGGATTATTATTGATATTCCTGAACCTTATATTCGTGAAGTGGTCAGTGATAAGGAATTAGAGGAAATTATCAATGCCCAAAGGCAACGTGAAAAAGATGCATGCTTTAAAATATATAATGTGATTACTTCACTGTATCCTTGTAATCCTAATCGTTTAAGAGATTGGATAAACACACCAAAAGCAAACGGCTATGAAGCTTTGCATACTACCGTAATGTCTAAAACAGGTCGTTGGGTTGAAATACAAATTCGTACTCGGCGTATGGATGAAATTGCTGAAAGGGGCTTAGCTGCACATTGGAAATACAAAGAAAAAAGCCAAGCGAATACTTTTGATAAACTGATTAACGATATCCGAAATATGATATCTGTGCAGCAAAATCACAACGCAGAAGAGTTTGTTAGCAACTTTAAACTCAATTTCTTTACCGATGAAATCTACACTTTTACTCCAAAGGGAAAAATGCTTATTTTACCCAAGGGGGCTACCGTATTAGACTTTGCTTATGAAATTCATGGAGATATTGGAAACCATTGCATTGGTGCAAAAGTAAATAACAAGCTAGTGGGCAGAAATTACGTTTTATCTAATGGCGATCAAGTAGAGATTCTTACTTCCGAAAAACAGCAGCCCGAAGAAGATTGGATTAACTTTGTTAAAACAGCTAAGGCTATTTCCTTTATCAAAGACGCTATCAAAAACCGCAAAAAGCAAATTGCAGAAAAAGGCTATGAACTTTTACTTGAAAAACTTAAATCTCTCAATATAGAACCCTTTCAAAAAAATCTTTCCCGCATGCTCATTTACTTCAAAATCCCTGATTTAGCAACTTGGAATTACATGATTGGTTCAGGTAGGTTTCCTTTACACCTTTTAGATGAATATGCCAAAAATCCTAATCCAAGTAAAAAGAAAATTGTAGAGTATTCAGACAACCAAAGTATCTCCGAAGTGGTTAAGCGACTTAATAAAGACTTACAGACTATCAGCAGTACTACCAAAGATATACAATTTCAATACGCCAGTTGTTGCAATCCCATTCCAGGAGATAGTATTGTAGGACTTTATTTTCCTGAAAAAGGGATAGAAGTCCACCAAATCAAGTGCGAAAACGCCATAAAACTAATGAGCAATCATGGCAATAGAATTGTAAATGTCAAATGGAATGAGCAGCATCAAGTAGCCTTTTTGGCAGGTTTGAAAATTAACGGTGCAGATAGGATTGGAATTGTAAAGGATATTGCGAACATTATCTCTACCGAAGAGCAAATTAACATGCGAAGTATTAACATTGATAGCAACGGAGGTATATTCGAAGGTACAGTTATGCTCTACATTCAAGATACTAAACAGCTAGAACAGCTCATATCAAAGTTAGAAAAAATTCAAGGTATTTTATCCGTCAGGCGTTTTGACACATATACAAGCCAAAGCAGCTTAGTGCAGGAAACTTACATTTAA